Proteins encoded within one genomic window of Empedobacter falsenii:
- a CDS encoding DUF2147 domain-containing protein: MKKSILFGLFFMLTSLMYAQSPIGTWKTIDDETKQAKSYVEIFEKDGKLYGKVTKILTKGKEDAKCTDCSGALKNKPILGMQILSGLKKDGKEWNGGKIIDPNSGKEYKAKMSLNGNDKLDVRGFIGISLVGRTQTWQRVK; this comes from the coding sequence ATGAAAAAATCAATTTTATTCGGATTATTCTTTATGTTGACATCTTTAATGTATGCGCAATCACCAATAGGAACTTGGAAAACAATTGATGATGAGACAAAACAGGCGAAGTCTTACGTAGAGATTTTCGAGAAAGATGGAAAACTTTATGGTAAAGTCACTAAGATTTTAACGAAAGGAAAAGAAGATGCAAAATGTACAGATTGTTCAGGAGCATTAAAAAATAAACCAATTTTAGGAATGCAAATTCTTTCTGGTCTTAAAAAAGATGGAAAAGAATGGAATGGTGGAAAAATCATTGATCCTAATAGTGGAAAGGAATACAAAGCAAAAATGTCTCTTAACGGAAATGATAAATTAGACGTAAGAGGTTTTATCGGGATTTCTCTTGTAGGAAGAACGCAAACTTGGCAACGAGTTAAATAA
- a CDS encoding ABC transporter ATP-binding protein → MSLTKRAFSYAKPYRTSFVTAIIFNLLYALFNVIALAFMMPILSVLFGEKSPGVIAKPIYSGDLGNLKQFFSDYSAYYMNELSQTQGPVYVLAISCVIFIIAFLFRNIFSFLSETCLVDLRSGVTRDLRVDIHNKIIDLPVAYFTEKRKGDMINRISSDVNEVESNILNSIVEIVRSPIMIIVFVVVLFTVSYQLTIFAILVFPIMGTIISLIGKSLKKAAAHAQDELSNIITYVDETLSSLKIIKIFNAEDQVKGRFDESINRYRKYLQKVMKKRALASPTSEFLGAVTIGLIVFFGGKLSLEGNGLTGSQFIFYIATFYTLLDPIKRFSKALSDVQKGEVSAKRIFEVLDADVSIKDVPDAKGIDAFEDKIEFRNVTFAYGKHNVIENFNLTINKGETVALVGQSGSGKSTLANLITRFWDVKSGQILIDGIDIKHIKLNDYRLLFGLVTQDSILFNDTIFNNISLGDKSPNLEKVEYAAQIANAEEFIVKMPEKYQESVGEGGSKLSGGQKQRLSIARAVYKNPPIMVLDEATSALDTKSEKLVQVALNNMMQNRTSLVIAHRLSTIQNADKIVVMEAGKIIEQGNHHSLIEKKGVYANLVNMQNFE, encoded by the coding sequence ATGAGTTTAACTAAAAGAGCGTTCTCGTACGCAAAACCATATAGAACTTCGTTTGTTACAGCGATTATATTCAATTTACTCTATGCACTTTTCAATGTAATTGCATTGGCTTTTATGATGCCAATTTTGAGTGTTTTGTTTGGTGAAAAATCACCTGGAGTTATCGCAAAACCTATTTATTCTGGTGATTTGGGTAATCTGAAACAATTTTTTTCAGATTATTCAGCTTATTATATGAATGAGCTTTCTCAAACTCAAGGACCAGTTTATGTGTTAGCGATTTCGTGTGTGATATTTATTATTGCATTTTTATTTCGAAATATTTTCAGTTTTCTTTCAGAAACTTGTTTGGTAGACTTACGTTCGGGTGTGACACGTGATTTACGTGTTGATATTCATAACAAAATTATTGATTTGCCAGTTGCTTATTTTACTGAAAAACGAAAAGGAGATATGATTAATCGTATTTCAAGCGATGTAAACGAAGTAGAATCTAACATCTTAAATTCAATTGTAGAGATTGTTCGTTCGCCAATTATGATTATTGTTTTCGTTGTAGTATTATTTACAGTTAGCTATCAATTAACAATTTTCGCTATTTTGGTTTTTCCGATTATGGGAACAATTATTTCGTTGATTGGAAAAAGTCTGAAAAAAGCTGCTGCTCATGCGCAAGACGAATTATCTAACATTATTACTTATGTAGACGAGACACTTTCTTCGCTTAAGATTATCAAAATTTTTAACGCAGAAGATCAAGTAAAAGGTCGTTTTGATGAATCGATTAATCGTTATCGTAAATATCTTCAAAAAGTAATGAAAAAACGTGCTTTGGCTTCACCAACAAGTGAATTTTTAGGTGCTGTTACAATTGGATTAATTGTTTTTTTTGGTGGTAAATTATCGTTAGAAGGAAATGGTTTAACAGGGTCACAATTTATTTTTTATATCGCAACATTTTATACATTATTAGATCCGATTAAACGTTTTTCGAAAGCATTATCAGATGTACAAAAAGGAGAAGTTTCTGCAAAGAGAATTTTTGAAGTTTTGGATGCTGATGTTTCGATAAAAGATGTTCCAGATGCTAAAGGAATTGATGCGTTTGAAGATAAAATTGAGTTTAGAAATGTCACATTTGCTTATGGAAAACATAATGTGATCGAGAATTTTAATTTAACAATTAATAAAGGAGAAACCGTTGCTTTAGTTGGGCAATCTGGTTCTGGAAAATCGACTTTGGCGAATTTAATTACTCGTTTTTGGGATGTGAAATCAGGTCAAATTTTGATTGATGGAATTGATATCAAACATATAAAATTAAATGATTATCGCTTGTTATTTGGTTTGGTTACGCAAGATTCTATTTTGTTTAATGATACAATTTTTAATAATATTTCATTAGGTGATAAATCTCCAAATTTGGAAAAAGTAGAATATGCTGCGCAAATTGCAAATGCGGAAGAGTTTATTGTAAAAATGCCAGAAAAATATCAAGAGTCAGTAGGAGAGGGAGGTAGCAAGCTTTCTGGTGGACAAAAACAACGTTTAAGTATTGCGCGTGCGGTTTATAAAAATCCACCGATTATGGTTTTGGATGAAGCAACTTCTGCTTTGGATACGAAATCTGAAAAATTGGTACAAGTTGCTTTGAATAATATGATGCAAAATCGTACTTCTTTGGTTATTGCGCACCGTTTATCAACAATTCAGAATGCGGATAAAATTGTAGTAATGGAAGCAGGTAAAATTATTGAACAAGGAAATCATCATTCACTTATCGAGAAAAAAGGCGTTTACGCTAATTTGGTAAATATGCAGAATTTTGAATAA
- the cysK gene encoding cysteine synthase A, with translation MIYNNVLETIGNTPIIKLNKLFPNHNVYIKVEKQNPGGSIKDRIALAMIEDAEKAGILKPGGTIIEPTSGNTGIGLSFVAAVKGYKMIITMPESMSIERRKIMEAYGAEFVLTPKELGMKGAIAKAQELAETIEGAWVPQQFENNSNPTVHYNTTAKEILEDFPQGVDYLITGVGTGGHLSGIGKALKEVNSSTKVIAVEPTDSPVISGGNPGPHAIQGIGAGFIPTNLDTSIVDSSTQITKEEAFEFAKKVAKVEGIFVGISTGASLAAVAKTLNEVDKNTKILTVNYDTGERYLSVEGLF, from the coding sequence ATGATTTACAATAATGTATTAGAAACCATAGGAAATACACCAATTATTAAACTGAATAAATTATTTCCTAACCATAACGTTTATATTAAAGTAGAAAAACAAAATCCGGGTGGATCAATAAAAGATCGTATTGCTTTGGCAATGATTGAAGATGCTGAAAAAGCTGGAATTTTAAAACCTGGAGGAACAATTATAGAACCTACTTCGGGTAATACAGGAATTGGCTTATCATTTGTTGCGGCTGTAAAAGGTTACAAAATGATTATCACAATGCCAGAATCGATGTCAATTGAACGTCGTAAAATTATGGAAGCTTATGGTGCTGAATTTGTTTTAACTCCAAAAGAATTAGGAATGAAAGGCGCTATTGCAAAAGCACAAGAATTAGCCGAAACAATAGAAGGCGCTTGGGTTCCGCAACAATTTGAGAATAATTCGAATCCGACAGTCCATTACAATACAACAGCAAAAGAAATCCTTGAAGATTTTCCACAAGGAGTTGATTATTTAATTACAGGAGTTGGAACAGGCGGACATCTTTCTGGAATTGGAAAAGCATTAAAAGAAGTTAACTCTTCAACAAAAGTTATCGCTGTAGAACCAACAGATTCTCCTGTCATTTCAGGAGGAAATCCTGGTCCACACGCGATTCAAGGAATTGGAGCAGGATTTATTCCTACTAATTTAGATACTTCAATCGTTGATTCTTCTACTCAGATTACAAAAGAAGAAGCATTTGAATTTGCAAAAAAAGTGGCTAAAGTAGAAGGTATATTTGTCGGAATTTCTACAGGTGCTTCATTGGCTGCAGTTGCTAAAACTTTGAATGAAGTAGACAAAAACACGAAAATATTAACTGTCAACTACGATACTGGCGAACGCTATTTATCAGTAGAAGGTTTATTTTAA
- the epsC gene encoding serine O-acetyltransferase EpsC: MNQLTKYSLPFRKQEVEPLIESIIYDEIFQQPNPLYKKEDLLNQFNSILLKIVPEEKSNQISLYFFEQFAQLRQELEELIFVFYANDPASKSEIEIILAYPGFFAIAIHRLAHILYNLNTPILPRFFSEYAHSKTGIDIHPGASIGKNFYIDHGTGIVIGETTLIGDNVKIYQGVTLGAFYVSKNLANKKRHPTIENNVTIYAGATILGGTTIIGKNSVVGGNVWITESIEEDSVVYQENQPQIKKQKKEQHINYII, encoded by the coding sequence ATGAATCAGCTTACGAAATACAGTTTACCATTTAGAAAACAAGAAGTAGAACCTTTGATAGAATCCATTATTTATGATGAGATTTTTCAACAACCAAATCCTTTGTACAAGAAAGAAGATTTACTCAATCAATTCAATTCTATTTTGTTAAAAATTGTTCCTGAGGAGAAATCGAATCAAATTAGTTTATATTTTTTTGAACAATTTGCACAACTTAGACAAGAATTAGAGGAACTAATTTTTGTTTTTTATGCAAATGATCCTGCATCTAAATCGGAAATTGAAATCATTTTAGCCTATCCTGGTTTTTTTGCAATTGCAATTCATCGTTTAGCACATATTCTCTACAATTTAAATACGCCTATTCTTCCTCGTTTTTTTTCCGAATATGCACATTCTAAAACTGGAATTGATATTCATCCTGGTGCTTCAATTGGAAAAAACTTTTATATCGATCATGGTACAGGAATTGTCATTGGAGAAACAACATTGATTGGTGATAATGTGAAAATTTACCAAGGCGTAACATTAGGAGCGTTTTATGTTTCGAAGAATTTGGCTAATAAAAAACGTCATCCAACAATAGAAAATAATGTCACAATTTATGCTGGAGCAACTATTTTGGGAGGAACAACAATTATTGGAAAAAATTCTGTAGTCGGCGGAAATGTTTGGATTACAGAAAGTATAGAAGAAGATTCTGTTGTCTATCAAGAGAATCAACCACAAATAAAAAAACAAAAAAAAGAACAACATATCAATTATATCATCTAA